GGATATTCCTTCCGTGTTCCTACCCCCCGCCAAAGTAGGGGGTAGCTCTTTTCCTCCTACTCATTCCCGTCCAACTTCCAAGCAGATCTCTTCCGATTTGCAATCCATAGCGTCTCATACACATCCAATACATCCACACAACAGTCATCCCTCCGTATCCGGCCATAACCCTTCCCCGACCCTCTTGCTTGCCTCGGGCACCAAATCCGATCAGATATTACCCCTCAAGTCTTTTGTTTATAAAGTCCTTCGCCACTCAAGGACATCTAAAAACGTACTGCAGATAGCACTATGTTATCTAGAATccattcgtcccaaggtCCCACAGATTTTGCAAGAGGAAAACATCGGCATTTGCTCTTATGCTCAGCCCAAAAGCAGTATTCAGAAAGCTACCCCAGAAGAGCTGGCGATGGATGCTGAGCTTACTGCTCTTGAGAACTCCGGcaagatcaacatcatcaataatttcattgacaattCTATGCAAACATTCCGTGTTGCCGATTCTGGTTCACAAGATCTGGCTGAATCGTGCATCTATCCACAAGACTCTCTGTCCAGCGTAGATGTGCAGGTCTCAACGGCTCCTCTTTCCACCACcctttctttgccatctccCCTCCTGTGTCCCCGTAGAGCCTTTCTGGCATCCCTCATCctggcctccaaattttcaCAAGAAAAGTGTTATTCTAACCGTGCTTGGGCAAGGTTATCTGGTCTCCCACCTCGTGAAATTGGTCGCTGCGAACGTGCCCTCGCACAA
This Psilocybe cubensis strain MGC-MH-2018 chromosome 3, whole genome shotgun sequence DNA region includes the following protein-coding sequences:
- a CDS encoding G1/S-specific cyclin pas1 — encoded protein: MHIATQIITQHAGLVVHKDDSDQYQQPLLTSPAFSHCIIVTYCISLHPSHLCRIKSFSLIFRSPPPKLQRILPRVPLPLNKNSPPVLSIKLPLRIEDIWKHTADSTMLSRSHSSQGSQNLQEESIGLSPTIHTCHASVSLPTEYPSIRLISAESSRSHSSIPPTTAQIPKDSSQSASSSKQKFFSRLADQAVSTLSEIWHPQDIPSVFLPPAKVGGSSFPPTHSRPTSKQISSDLQSIASHTHPIHPHNSHPSVSGHNPSPTLLLASGTKSDQILPLKSFVYKVLRHSRTSKNVLQIALCYLESIRPKVPQILQEENIGICSYAQPKSSIQKATPEELAMDAELTALENSGKINIINNFIDNSMQTFRVADSGSQDLAESCIYPQDSLSSVDVQVSTAPLSTTLSLPSPLLCPRRAFLASLILASKFSQEKCYSNRAWARLSGLPPREIGRCERALAQALQWRLWVGKCAFGESAATAT